Within the Candidatus Tectomicrobia bacterium genome, the region GCGGGAGGCGCGCCGGGCCGCGGCCGCGGAACAGCAGGTCCGCGCGGTTTTCGACGAGGTGTTCCCGCAGGGCACGCGCATCGTGGACGCGCAGAGCCAGCTGGCGGCCCAGATCCAGGAGCAGGCCGTGCGGCTGGACTTCCTGACGGGCGGCCCGGGGAACGGCGGCGATCCCCTCGAGGCGATCGCGAAGGTGAGCCGGGCCATCCCCGCCACGATCAAGGTGCGGATCAACCGGATGGAGATCGACGAGATGGGGCTCTCGCTGGAGGGGGAAACCTACGGCTTCGAGGGCGTGGACCGGATCAAGTCCGGCCTCATGCTCGAGCGGGGCTTCGAGCGGCTCGAGGTCAAGCAGGCCCGCCTCATCGAGGGAAAGCAGGAGGTGCATTTTCTGATGCGCATCCCGTTCCCGGGCGCCCCCGAGGAGAGAAGGCGATGAAGAAGCTGTCGCGCCGGGAATCCATTTTCGTCGCGGCCGGCCTGGCCCTGGCGGTGCTGATAGGGATGGAGGAGTGGGTCTTCCGCCCGCTCTGGCAGCGGCGTCAGGAACTCATCGCGAGCCGGGAACGGCACGAAGGCCAGCTCCGCTCGCTCGAGGGCCTGCTGGCCCGGTACCGCCGCCACGATGCGGACCTGAAGACGGTCGAGAAGCGCCTCATCCGGCAGGGGGACGATTTCTCCCTTTTCTATTTCCTGGAGGAAACCGCTGGAATGACGGGCATCCGCGAGAAGCTGGTGGCGATGAACCCGTCCGAGTCCGCGGGGACCCCCGATTACCAGCGCATCGAGATGCTCATCCGCTTCGAGGACCTGACCATGGCGCAGGCGGTGGAGTACCTCCGGCGGCTGGCGGATGCGCCGAGGCTCCTGCGCGTGAGCCGCCTGAGCCTCGAGCGCTCGACCCGGCAGCCGGGCCGGGTGGCGCTCGGCGCCTCGGTTTCCGCCTTTTCCTCGAAGCGGACCCAGGAGAAACCCCGCGGCCCGGAGGGCGCCGCGCGATGAACCGGAAGGAGAACGGCTTGGAAGAAGAAAAGAAGCGCCGAAGCGCGGGGTTCACGCTCATCGAACTGATGGTGGTGATCGTCATCTTGGGCCTTCTGATCGGCGTCATCGGCTTCCGCCTGATGGGCCGCACCGAAGAGGCGCGCCGGACGGCGGCCAAGCTCCAAATGCGCAGCCTCGTCAACGCCCTGCAGCTCTACAAGCTGGACAGCGGCGGCTATCCGACGACGGAGCAGGGCCTGGAGGCCCTGGTGCGGCCTCCCGCGCGGGGGACCGCCCCCCGGAACTACCCTCCCGGGGGCTATTTGGAGGGTGGGCAGGTTCCGCGCGACCCGTGGGGCAACCCCTACGTGTACATGGCTCCGGGGGCGCAGGGCCGGGAATTCGAGATCCGCTCCCTCGGGGCGGACGGGAAAGAGGGGGGCGAGGGGGAGAATGCCGACATCGGGAGCTGGGACCTCCGCTGAGGAGGGCTTCACCCTGGTCGAGCTGGCCGTCGCCCTCCTGGTGGCCGGCCTGCTCTTCGGGCTGGCCCTCACGCGGTTCATGCCGCCGGAGGGCTCCGGCGCCCTGCGGGCCGACGCCCTCGCGCTGGCGGAGGGCATACGCAAGCTGAGGAACCACGCCGTATCCTCGGGCCTCATGGTCCGCCTCCGCCTGCGGCTGCCGGCCGGCGCCTGGAAGGCCGAGGGAATGGACAACCTGGGCAACTGGAACCCCCTGCAGGGCTCTCCCGTGCCCGCCGGGGAGCTCTCGCGGGGGATCCAGCTCCGCCGGGTGCGCTGGGGGAGCGGGAAGGAGATCTCGGAGGGGGAGGCGGAGCTGCGGATCCTGCCCACGGGCGAGACGCAGGAAATCTATCTCTACCTGTCCGACGGCCGCCGGCACGAGCGGACGCTCACCGTCCACCCCTTCCTGAACCGGGTGGACGTCCAGCGGGGAAGGGTCGAGGCCCATGCGCGGTAGCCGGAGAGAGGAAGGCTTCACCCTCATCGAGCTGATGGTGGCGCTCGTCATCATCAGCCTCGTGGCGGCCGTGACCTTCCGCCTCCAGTATCAGGGGTTCCGCGTCTACGAGCGCACCAGCCAGCTCACGGACGCCGTCCTCCTCGCCCAGGAAAAGCTGTCGGAGGCCCAAATCTCCGCGGTCCGCGCGGGCAGGGGGAGCGTCCGCGCGGCCTCGGGCGGCGAGCTCTTTTGGGAGGTTCTGGTCACGGCCACGCGGCATCCGGGGGTCCATTCGGTCCTCGTGCGGGTGCGCCCCCGGGCGGCCGCCTCCCCTATCCTGGAGGTCTCGACCTATGTCGCGGATCCCTGACGCCTCCCGCCGCCTCCGGGGCAAGGGCCCGGGCGCCCCCCGGGGATTCTCGCTGCTCGAGCTGATGGTCGCCCTCGCCATCCTCTCCTTCGTCATGGCGGCGCTCTACGTGAGTGTCGGATCGAGCGCGGCCCACGCCCGCCGGCTCCGGGAGCGCATGGAGCACCACCAGGCCGCCCGCCGCGCGATGCAGCGGATGGCGGCCGACCTGGAGGGGCTGTTCGTCCCGCCGGTGGAGGCGGCCCCGCTCTTCTCGGGGGATCGGGGGGACGCCGACACGGGCCGGGCCGACCGCATCGAGTTCGTGACCCCGGTCTACACATGGGGGCAGTCCGTGCAGCAGACCGACGACCTCGCCGTCGTCGCCTACTGGCTGGCCACGGACGGGGAGGGGAACCGCCTGCTGCGGCAGAAGAGGCCGCTCAACGGCGAGGTTTTGGCCGAGGGCCGCTCCACGGTCATCCTGGAGGGCGTGAAGGAGCTGCGCTTCGAGTACCTGGACCGGAAGGGGACCCGCAGCGATGCCTGGGCGGGCCGGGGGCCGGCCTCCCTGCCCGCCGCCGTGCGGGTGACCTTCATTCTCGAGGGCGGCGGGGGGGCGGGGGACGCGGCCTTCTCGACCCTCATCGCCCTCCCGGCGGGCGCCAGGCTTCCTGCGCCGGAGAAGGGGGCGCCTCCGGCGGGAGGGGGGGCGAGGTGATCCGGGAGGCCAGAAGGCGGCTCGGCCGCCAGCGCGGCGCGGCTCTCCTCATGGCCATCGCGGCCACGGGCCTGCTCGCCATGATCGCGGCCGAGATCGCCGGGAGCGCCCTGGACGAAACCCATCTGGCGGACGCCTTCCGCGACGACCTCCGGGCGCGGTGGGCGGTCCAGGCCCCGGTCGCCCTCGTCATCTCCGCCCTGCGGGAGGAGAAGGAGGCCTTCACCTCCCTCGGCCAGAAATGGGCGAGGCTCGACGGGACGCTGACCCTGGGCGGCATCCCGGTGCGCTTCCGCGTCCACGACGAGTCCGCCAAGATCAACTTGAACGCCCTGGCCTCCGCGGCCGCGGCGCGGCAGGAGGGGACCGCCCGGGCCCTCAAGAAGCTGTTCGA harbors:
- the gspG gene encoding type II secretion system major pseudopilin GspG produces the protein MNRKENGLEEEKKRRSAGFTLIELMVVIVILGLLIGVIGFRLMGRTEEARRTAAKLQMRSLVNALQLYKLDSGGYPTTEQGLEALVRPPARGTAPRNYPPGGYLEGGQVPRDPWGNPYVYMAPGAQGREFEIRSLGADGKEGGEGENADIGSWDLR
- a CDS encoding prepilin-type N-terminal cleavage/methylation domain-containing protein, with the protein product MPTSGAGTSAEEGFTLVELAVALLVAGLLFGLALTRFMPPEGSGALRADALALAEGIRKLRNHAVSSGLMVRLRLRLPAGAWKAEGMDNLGNWNPLQGSPVPAGELSRGIQLRRVRWGSGKEISEGEAELRILPTGETQEIYLYLSDGRRHERTLTVHPFLNRVDVQRGRVEAHAR
- a CDS encoding type II secretion system protein; the encoded protein is MRGSRREEGFTLIELMVALVIISLVAAVTFRLQYQGFRVYERTSQLTDAVLLAQEKLSEAQISAVRAGRGSVRAASGGELFWEVLVTATRHPGVHSVLVRVRPRAAASPILEVSTYVADP
- a CDS encoding prepilin-type N-terminal cleavage/methylation domain-containing protein, which translates into the protein MSRIPDASRRLRGKGPGAPRGFSLLELMVALAILSFVMAALYVSVGSSAAHARRLRERMEHHQAARRAMQRMAADLEGLFVPPVEAAPLFSGDRGDADTGRADRIEFVTPVYTWGQSVQQTDDLAVVAYWLATDGEGNRLLRQKRPLNGEVLAEGRSTVILEGVKELRFEYLDRKGTRSDAWAGRGPASLPAAVRVTFILEGGGGAGDAAFSTLIALPAGARLPAPEKGAPPAGGGAR